From Leptotrichia wadei, one genomic window encodes:
- the pyrF gene encoding orotidine-5'-phosphate decarboxylase, whose product MAGIDKRAKERIFVALDYDNMEDAEKLVEELGDNISMYKVGLESYLNTDGKLVDYLHEKGKKVFLDLKFHDITNTVKMACANAIKKNVFMFNIHCSNGSKTMKEVSELVKESNSESLLIGVTVLTNLGENDIFEMFRSELKLEEIVLNLATLARNSGMHGIVCSPQEAKDVKKKLGKDFVTVCPGVRPKFTLNANGKSNDDQTRIMTPSDAIKQGVDFLVVGRPITKAEDPVKSARLILEEISEAL is encoded by the coding sequence ATGGCTGGAATTGATAAAAGAGCAAAGGAAAGGATATTTGTCGCATTGGATTATGACAATATGGAAGATGCAGAAAAACTGGTGGAAGAGTTAGGAGACAATATTTCGATGTATAAAGTTGGGCTGGAAAGCTATCTTAATACAGATGGAAAATTAGTTGATTATTTGCATGAAAAAGGGAAGAAAGTATTTCTGGACTTGAAGTTTCACGACATTACAAATACTGTGAAAATGGCTTGTGCAAATGCTATTAAAAAGAATGTATTTATGTTTAATATTCACTGTTCAAATGGAAGCAAAACTATGAAGGAGGTTTCTGAATTAGTGAAGGAAAGTAATTCAGAAAGTCTTTTAATTGGAGTAACAGTTCTGACAAACTTGGGAGAAAATGACATTTTTGAAATGTTCAGAAGTGAACTTAAATTAGAAGAAATTGTTTTAAATCTTGCTACGCTTGCCAGAAATAGCGGGATGCACGGAATTGTATGTTCGCCGCAGGAGGCAAAGGATGTGAAGAAAAAATTAGGAAAGGATTTTGTGACAGTTTGTCCTGGAGTACGTCCTAAATTTACACTAAATGCTAATGGAAAAAGCAATGATGATCAGACAAGAATTATGACACCATCAGATGCAATAAAGCAGGGAGTTGATTTTCTTGTAGTTGGGCGTCCAATAACTAAGGCTGAAGATCCTGTTAAAAGTGCTAGGCTGATTTTGGAGGAAATTTCAGAAGCGCTATAG
- a CDS encoding dihydroorotase: MEKNKIIILKNGIDVFGNKIEILVNGEIIEKVSENIDESKFENNENVRIIDVEGKLVMPGVIDVHTHMREPGVTYKEDFTTGSRACVKAGVTTFYDMPNTVPTTTTEENLLEKKKLASEKSIVNFGIHFGGSKNDNVEEIKKVLKNGEVNTVKIFMNVSTGEMLIEDDEILAKVFENSKLVLVHAENEMIDKAIELNKNYGSGLYVCHIPSAEEMKKVINAKKNSDVNTKEHPVYAEVTPHHLFLNTEIRESTERNKMLLRMKPELREKSDNEFLWEAINRGEVDTIGTDHAPHLISEKLEKITFGMPGVETSLALMINAYNEGKISLEMIQKLMCENPAKIMKIEKRGKLQEGYFADVIVVDTKKEWIVGIDDTIESKCGWTPYENWRLKGKNIMTIVNGEIVYENGKINENVKSGKEVKFYD, encoded by the coding sequence ATGGAAAAGAATAAAATTATTATTCTAAAAAATGGAATTGATGTTTTTGGAAATAAAATTGAAATTTTGGTAAATGGAGAAATTATTGAAAAGGTTTCTGAAAATATTGATGAAAGTAAATTTGAAAATAATGAAAATGTGAGAATTATTGATGTTGAAGGGAAACTGGTAATGCCAGGAGTTATTGATGTGCATACACATATGAGGGAGCCTGGAGTTACGTATAAGGAGGATTTTACGACAGGTTCACGTGCATGTGTTAAAGCTGGGGTTACGACTTTTTATGATATGCCGAATACGGTTCCTACGACTACAACGGAAGAAAATTTACTGGAAAAGAAAAAATTGGCAAGTGAAAAATCAATTGTAAATTTTGGGATTCATTTTGGTGGAAGTAAAAATGATAATGTTGAGGAAATAAAAAAAGTTTTGAAAAATGGGGAAGTTAATACAGTAAAAATTTTTATGAATGTGTCAACTGGAGAAATGCTTATTGAAGATGATGAAATTTTGGCAAAAGTGTTTGAAAATTCTAAATTGGTGCTAGTTCATGCTGAAAACGAAATGATTGATAAAGCAATAGAATTAAATAAAAATTATGGAAGCGGGCTTTATGTATGTCACATTCCATCAGCAGAAGAAATGAAAAAAGTTATAAATGCGAAGAAAAATAGCGATGTGAATACAAAAGAGCATCCAGTTTATGCTGAAGTTACACCGCATCATTTATTTTTAAATACTGAAATTCGTGAAAGTACAGAAAGAAATAAAATGCTTTTGAGAATGAAGCCTGAATTGAGGGAAAAATCTGACAATGAGTTTTTGTGGGAAGCGATAAATCGTGGGGAAGTCGATACAATTGGAACAGATCATGCGCCACATTTGATAAGTGAAAAGCTGGAAAAAATTACATTTGGAATGCCAGGGGTGGAAACTTCGCTTGCACTTATGATAAATGCCTATAATGAAGGTAAAATATCGCTGGAAATGATTCAGAAACTGATGTGTGAAAATCCTGCAAAAATAATGAAAATTGAAAAAAGAGGAAAACTGCAGGAAGGATATTTTGCAGATGTGATTGTTGTTGATACAAAAAAGGAATGGATTGTTGGAATAGACGATACAATTGAGTCAAAATGTGGATGGACACCTTATGAAAATTGGAGATTAAAAGGAAAAAACATAATGACAATTGTAAATGGCGAAATTGTTTATGAAAATGGCAAAATTAATGAAAATGTGAAAAGCGGAAAAGAAGTTAAATTTTATGACTAA
- the pyrE gene encoding orotate phosphoribosyltransferase, which yields MANLTLEEKVAKALFDVKAVKINVGEPFTFASGIKSPIYCDNRYVLGFSDERDTIVESFVERIDKDVDVIVGVATAGIPWASFIADRMKKPLAYVRNKPKDHGAGKQIEGAEVKGKKVVVIEDLITTGKSSLIAVDVLQKEEVKELEVKSIFSYGFDSAKENYAKYNCKFSSLSNFDVLIKLLAQTDYLTQDEAKIALEWSKAPEKWGR from the coding sequence ATGGCTAATTTAACATTGGAAGAAAAAGTGGCAAAGGCATTATTTGATGTGAAGGCGGTAAAAATTAACGTGGGAGAACCATTTACATTTGCATCTGGAATTAAAAGCCCTATTTATTGTGATAACCGTTATGTTTTAGGTTTTTCAGATGAAAGGGATACGATTGTAGAATCGTTTGTTGAAAGAATTGACAAAGATGTTGATGTAATTGTGGGAGTGGCAACAGCGGGAATTCCTTGGGCTTCATTTATTGCTGACAGAATGAAAAAGCCGCTTGCTTATGTGAGAAATAAACCAAAAGACCACGGTGCAGGGAAACAGATTGAAGGAGCGGAAGTTAAAGGGAAAAAAGTCGTTGTGATTGAAGATTTGATTACAACTGGTAAAAGCAGCCTTATTGCAGTTGATGTGCTTCAAAAGGAAGAAGTGAAGGAATTGGAAGTAAAATCAATCTTTTCTTATGGATTTGACAGTGCAAAGGAAAATTATGCAAAATATAACTGCAAATTCAGTTCACTTTCAAATTTTGATGTTTTAATAAAATTATTGGCACAAACTGATTATTTGACACAGGATGAAGCTAAAATTGCTCTGGAATGGAGTAAAGCTCCTGAAAAATGGGGAAGATAA
- a CDS encoding SIMPL domain-containing protein (The SIMPL domain is named for its presence in mouse protein SIMPL (signalling molecule that associates with mouse pelle-like kinase). Bacterial member BP26, from Brucella, was shown to assemble into a channel-like structure, while YggE from E. coli has been associated with resistance to oxidative stress.), whose protein sequence is MKKIQFIIIPTILSFGLIISSALISNAMNRANKDENRITVKGVAERRIKADKALITIVISDKSENIDELKNNISENEKLATDLIKSLKINEEEYSVGNLRIQPNYIENSSNVKQQSSVNSTEGVPNAKISDYDGVETISIVTKNIDKAEEFFEKLSELKLQSNNIQIDKPEYFITNIEKYKKDMVVDASRNAEVRAVEMLKVNNNEIGGLKNISQGQFEVLEDTEDVKKINENESNQIYKKMRVVVTATYLIKY, encoded by the coding sequence TTGAAAAAGATACAGTTTATAATAATTCCTACAATATTATCCTTTGGGTTAATAATATCTTCTGCATTGATTTCAAATGCGATGAATAGGGCAAATAAGGATGAAAACAGAATCACGGTAAAGGGAGTGGCTGAACGTAGAATAAAGGCGGATAAGGCACTTATAACTATTGTAATTTCTGATAAAAGTGAAAATATTGATGAGTTGAAGAACAATATATCAGAAAACGAAAAGTTGGCTACGGATTTGATTAAAAGTCTGAAAATTAATGAAGAGGAATACAGTGTCGGAAATTTACGGATTCAGCCAAATTATATTGAAAATTCATCAAATGTAAAACAGCAGTCATCTGTAAATTCTACAGAAGGTGTACCTAATGCTAAAATTTCAGATTACGACGGAGTTGAAACTATTTCAATTGTTACAAAAAATATTGACAAGGCTGAAGAATTTTTTGAAAAATTGTCAGAATTAAAGCTTCAAAGCAATAATATCCAAATAGATAAGCCAGAATATTTTATAACAAATATTGAAAAATATAAAAAAGATATGGTTGTGGATGCTTCAAGAAATGCTGAAGTAAGAGCAGTTGAAATGTTAAAAGTAAACAACAATGAAATTGGCGGATTGAAAAATATAAGCCAAGGGCAGTTTGAAGTATTGGAAGATACGGAAGATGTGAAAAAAATAAATGAAAATGAATCTAATCAGATTTATAAAAAAATGCGAGTAGTAGTGACAGCAACATATTTGATAAAATATTAA
- the efp gene encoding elongation factor P, with protein MKPAAELRQGSTYRKDNIPYLILKAERHQSTSGKRQRAAEVKFKTKELISGKIQEITVLATELMDDIILDRNQMQFLYEIDGEYNFMDQETFEQIALRAEDLGDAVNFLEEEMIIQVLMYEGTPVGVELPNTVIREVTYTEPGLKGDTIGRATKPATITNGYSLQVPLFVVIGDKIKIDTRTGEYIERAN; from the coding sequence ATGAAACCAGCAGCAGAATTAAGACAAGGAAGCACATATAGAAAGGATAACATCCCATATTTAATACTAAAAGCTGAAAGACACCAATCAACGTCAGGAAAAAGACAAAGAGCGGCAGAAGTAAAATTTAAAACAAAAGAATTAATTTCAGGAAAAATTCAAGAAATTACAGTTTTAGCTACTGAACTTATGGATGATATTATTCTTGACAGAAATCAAATGCAATTTTTATATGAAATTGATGGAGAATATAACTTTATGGATCAGGAAACTTTTGAGCAAATTGCTTTAAGAGCGGAAGATTTAGGAGATGCAGTAAATTTCTTGGAAGAAGAAATGATTATTCAAGTATTGATGTATGAAGGAACTCCAGTTGGAGTAGAACTTCCAAACACAGTAATCAGAGAAGTAACTTATACTGAACCAGGATTAAAAGGAGATACAATCGGAAGAGCAACAAAACCTGCAACAATTACAAATGGGTATAGTTTGCAAGTGCCTTTATTTGTAGTAATCGGAGACAAAATCAAAATTGACACAAGAACTGGTGAATACATCGAAAGAGCAAATTAA
- a CDS encoding endonuclease/exonuclease/phosphatase family protein → MKNKIIRGLFFVFLFFGVFSCFEKGKIDEETGINRDESTILVASFNALRLGEKQKDYRAFAQILAKFDLIGLEEVMNEKGVKKTQAYLEKLTKEKWDYIISENSVGSENYREYFAFIYRKSKFSEARGLGFYKEKDENEFMREPYGAYFKAGNFDFVYIIAHSVFGDKEKQRLLEAASYVNVYEYFSKLTGEDDIIIAGDFNTSADNMAFKNMNDKYGVSYILNPEENLTTLSDSKLVSSYDNFFINLKKTREFTGNFGVYNFIKNNNYAIIKKYVSDHLLIFSEYSTLEDLD, encoded by the coding sequence ATGAAAAATAAAATAATTAGAGGATTATTTTTTGTATTTTTGTTTTTTGGAGTATTTTCTTGTTTTGAAAAAGGTAAGATAGATGAGGAAACTGGGATAAATCGAGATGAAAGTACAATTTTAGTTGCGTCGTTTAATGCGCTTAGGCTGGGGGAAAAGCAAAAGGATTACAGGGCATTTGCACAGATTTTGGCAAAGTTTGACTTGATTGGGCTGGAAGAGGTTATGAATGAAAAGGGGGTTAAGAAAACTCAGGCGTATTTGGAAAAATTGACTAAGGAAAAATGGGATTATATTATTTCGGAAAATTCTGTAGGAAGTGAGAATTATCGGGAATATTTTGCATTTATTTATAGAAAAAGCAAATTTTCGGAGGCACGAGGGCTTGGATTTTATAAGGAAAAGGATGAAAATGAGTTTATGAGGGAGCCTTACGGGGCTTATTTTAAAGCTGGGAACTTTGATTTTGTATATATTATAGCGCATTCGGTTTTTGGGGATAAGGAGAAGCAGAGGCTTCTGGAAGCGGCAAGTTATGTTAATGTTTATGAATATTTTTCCAAATTAACAGGTGAGGATGATATAATTATTGCCGGGGATTTTAATACATCGGCAGATAATATGGCTTTTAAAAATATGAACGATAAATACGGTGTTTCCTATATTTTGAATCCTGAAGAGAATTTAACAACGCTTTCAGACAGTAAATTGGTAAGTTCTTATGACAACTTTTTTATAAATTTGAAAAAAACAAGGGAATTTACTGGAAATTTTGGTGTATATAACTTTATAAAAAATAATAACTATGCTATAATAAAGAAATATGTGTCAGATCATCTTCTAATTTTTTCAGAATATTCAACATTGGAAGATTTGGATTAA
- a CDS encoding MATE family efflux transporter has protein sequence MKEREINKKSVYRKVINIGLPVAIENMIYALMNFVDMFMVGNENVILGLGTVAVAGLGFANQMFMIFMTSLFGMNSGGGILAAQYFGNKDYKNLKRCLGITISVGFLFSLLFLFAGLFIPETVISVFTNDSKVIRIGADYLRIVAWAYPLVGVGFAFNMQLRAIGKTKYSFYSSVIGLVINVAINYILIFGHFGFPAMGVRGAAIATVIARIISTFYIIYIIYKLKLPIAGKINELFDLSLEFFVKVMKISLPVFIHEILWILGSSVYVMIFGRMGTDFAAAVQVVKSISSLVLTLLFGLSSATSAIIGNEIGAGREDNAYEYSIILLKVAVLAGVVIGAVVLIFSPFVLIHVNAKSYPLAKEIVKAEVFVIFIKAISLQLLVGILRSGGDTVWTMFTDLIPLWFIAIPITYFSGLYSGLPVAVVYLISCSDEVIKIFPCVMRLRSRKWINNLVS, from the coding sequence ATGAAAGAAAGAGAAATAAATAAAAAATCAGTTTATAGAAAAGTAATTAATATTGGACTGCCTGTGGCAATTGAAAATATGATTTATGCGCTTATGAACTTTGTAGATATGTTTATGGTGGGGAACGAAAATGTAATACTTGGGCTGGGAACTGTGGCAGTTGCTGGGCTGGGGTTTGCCAATCAGATGTTTATGATTTTTATGACATCGCTTTTTGGGATGAATAGTGGCGGTGGAATTTTGGCGGCACAATATTTTGGAAATAAGGATTACAAAAATTTAAAAAGATGTCTTGGAATAACGATTAGTGTCGGTTTTTTATTTTCATTGCTATTCTTGTTTGCTGGGCTGTTTATTCCAGAAACTGTAATTTCTGTATTTACAAATGACAGCAAAGTTATAAGAATTGGAGCAGATTATTTAAGAATCGTGGCTTGGGCCTATCCGCTTGTAGGAGTGGGATTTGCATTTAATATGCAGCTTCGTGCAATTGGAAAAACAAAATATTCATTTTATTCAAGCGTTATTGGGCTTGTAATTAATGTAGCCATAAATTATATATTAATTTTTGGGCATTTTGGCTTTCCAGCAATGGGAGTACGTGGAGCTGCGATTGCAACAGTTATTGCAAGAATTATAAGCACTTTTTACATTATTTATATAATTTACAAATTAAAATTGCCAATTGCAGGGAAAATAAATGAATTATTTGATTTGTCATTGGAATTTTTTGTAAAAGTTATGAAAATCTCGCTTCCTGTATTTATTCACGAAATACTTTGGATATTAGGTTCAAGTGTATATGTCATGATCTTTGGAAGAATGGGAACAGATTTTGCGGCTGCGGTTCAAGTTGTAAAATCAATTAGCAGTCTTGTATTAACGTTGTTATTTGGACTTTCAAGTGCAACTTCGGCTATAATTGGAAATGAAATTGGAGCAGGAAGAGAAGATAATGCTTATGAATATTCAATAATATTATTAAAGGTGGCAGTTCTTGCAGGTGTTGTCATTGGAGCGGTTGTACTTATTTTCAGTCCATTTGTACTGATTCACGTAAATGCCAAAAGTTATCCATTAGCAAAGGAAATTGTAAAGGCGGAAGTTTTTGTAATTTTTATAAAGGCAATCAGCTTGCAGCTGCTAGTTGGAATTTTACGTTCAGGAGGAGATACAGTCTGGACAATGTTTACTGATTTGATACCGCTCTGGTTTATTGCGATTCCAATAACATATTTTTCTGGACTTTATTCAGGATTGCCAGTTGCGGTTGTGTATCTGATTTCATGCAGTGATGAAGTTATAAAGATATTTCCTTGCGTGATGAGGTTAAGAAGCAGGAAGTGGATAAATAATCTGGTAAGTTAA
- a CDS encoding phospholipase D family protein: MDLAGRKKYLLIGILAVFTMSCSTIKTPPLGVDYESPLRDSDNVEFHYDLTYLDKDGNIRYDRKIWDATYKVVDEAKDYLIVEMFLFNDIYNKDKEHYPEFAKEYTRRLIKKKMENPNLKVYVLSDENNDLYGAFEHPFITEMKNAGIDVITVDIFKLKDTFPWYSPVWRTLIEPHGNPQGKGWIGNFYGPMWPKLTVRNLLRALNVKADHRKIFLNEENVVISSANIHDPSYFHENVAILANGEITKDVLDGLQHVAEFSGGKIDVNEKQENKVNNSQIGNLIGNENSGANNFLEDENERKVREIEKKREDFVEEETRRFAQTGELPEKSQEYDHQGNVKDGDVLTRFDDENNKYQLQFVTEAKIGEHLDKDIDSTKAGDEILMGMYFLADKGIVDRLIKAANRGVKIRIIFDRSRDAFGMSTNGLPNKPVSKKLKKKTKNKIEIKWYFTNNEQYHTKITLIKKTDGNVIIQTGSANLIKKNIRGYIMDANFRILTNKNSKLTRDIYTYFDRLWENKDGLFTVNFDDEPTTKASTDFMYKILDATQLGSF, encoded by the coding sequence ATGGATCTAGCAGGAAGAAAAAAGTATTTATTAATTGGTATTTTGGCAGTTTTCACAATGTCATGTTCCACAATAAAAACTCCTCCGCTTGGAGTGGATTATGAAAGTCCGTTGCGGGATAGTGATAATGTTGAGTTTCATTATGACTTGACTTATCTGGATAAGGATGGGAATATTCGATATGACAGGAAAATCTGGGATGCGACTTATAAGGTTGTGGATGAGGCGAAGGATTACCTGATTGTGGAGATGTTTTTGTTTAATGATATTTACAATAAGGACAAGGAGCATTATCCAGAATTTGCTAAAGAATATACAAGACGGCTTATTAAGAAGAAAATGGAAAATCCTAATTTAAAGGTATATGTGCTTTCAGATGAAAATAATGATCTGTATGGCGCATTTGAACATCCGTTTATTACAGAGATGAAAAATGCTGGAATTGATGTTATAACAGTGGATATTTTTAAGTTAAAGGATACATTTCCTTGGTATTCGCCAGTTTGGAGAACGTTGATAGAGCCTCACGGGAATCCGCAAGGAAAAGGATGGATTGGGAATTTTTATGGACCAATGTGGCCTAAGTTGACTGTGAGAAATTTGTTGAGGGCATTGAATGTAAAGGCGGATCACAGAAAAATATTTTTGAATGAGGAAAATGTTGTAATTTCGAGTGCAAACATTCATGATCCTAGTTATTTTCACGAGAATGTGGCAATATTGGCTAATGGGGAAATTACGAAGGATGTTCTGGATGGATTACAGCATGTAGCTGAATTTTCAGGCGGGAAGATTGATGTTAATGAGAAGCAGGAAAATAAAGTAAATAATAGTCAAATTGGGAATTTGATTGGGAATGAAAATAGTGGAGCAAATAATTTTTTAGAAGATGAAAATGAAAGAAAAGTTAGGGAAATTGAGAAAAAAAGGGAAGATTTTGTGGAAGAGGAAACAAGAAGATTTGCACAAACTGGGGAACTTCCTGAAAAAAGTCAGGAATATGATCACCAAGGCAATGTGAAAGATGGAGATGTACTTACAAGATTTGATGATGAAAATAATAAATATCAATTGCAATTTGTAACGGAAGCTAAGATCGGGGAACATTTGGATAAGGATATTGACAGCACCAAAGCTGGAGATGAGATACTTATGGGAATGTACTTTCTGGCTGATAAGGGGATTGTTGACAGATTAATAAAGGCTGCAAATCGTGGAGTAAAAATTAGAATTATTTTTGACAGGAGCAGGGATGCTTTTGGGATGAGCACTAATGGACTTCCAAATAAGCCAGTTTCTAAAAAGTTAAAGAAGAAGACTAAAAATAAAATAGAGATAAAATGGTACTTTACTAATAATGAGCAATATCATACAAAGATAACACTAATAAAAAAAACAGATGGAAATGTTATAATACAAACTGGTTCAGCTAATTTAATCAAAAAAAATATACGTGGATATATAATGGATGCTAATTTTAGAATTTTAACAAATAAAAATTCTAAATTGACAAGGGATATTTACACATATTTTGATAGATTATGGGAAAATAAGGATGGGCTGTTTACCGTTAATTTTGATGATGAGCCGACTACAAAGGCGAGTACGGATTTTATGTATAAAATATTAGATGCAACACAATTAGGTTCATTTTAA
- a CDS encoding tetratricopeptide repeat protein: protein MKRKIMLVVVILAIGMMSVSCFKKKKDNKKNTQTQQQQQTKDINTDIFNLGGQAQGNPDIKNLTPEEQQKLIDNQIDPAKVSEALTKAQNGDKESIMSLAQLYYNMKNMDKVKQILQYGVDRNYPEAIYNLAVILKQEGNTAEANKLIAKLPRGAVTRTGGAGVAGGQRVRQIRMRPGAEAYNRGVDLIKAKRYKEAKAEFEKAYNAGIKEADVRVALLNKELKNDSEAVKWFKKAANRGVKEANYEIGAILYDGGKQSESRPYLLKAYNSGNKALAMPIAMSYHQQNNMSEALKWYKIAAKNGDKNAAATVERIEKGGVINEKKSNDKRVKTFLGDNNSSQSLTESTLNDVKSKNKAEESIKTEAKPEDKQPKSQVAKPSEKSEDVNIDEIMKKKAAEYNK, encoded by the coding sequence ATGAAAAGAAAAATAATGCTTGTAGTTGTAATTTTAGCAATCGGGATGATGTCGGTATCTTGTTTTAAAAAGAAAAAGGACAATAAGAAAAATACCCAGACACAGCAGCAACAGCAAACAAAAGATATTAATACAGATATTTTCAATCTTGGAGGACAGGCACAAGGAAATCCTGATATAAAGAACTTGACTCCTGAAGAACAGCAAAAATTGATTGACAATCAAATTGATCCTGCAAAGGTGTCTGAAGCGTTGACAAAGGCGCAAAATGGAGACAAGGAATCAATCATGTCACTTGCTCAGCTTTATTACAATATGAAAAATATGGATAAAGTGAAACAAATTTTACAATATGGTGTTGATAGAAATTATCCAGAAGCAATATATAATTTAGCAGTAATTTTGAAACAGGAAGGTAATACAGCTGAAGCTAATAAATTAATTGCAAAACTTCCAAGAGGTGCAGTAACAAGAACTGGAGGAGCCGGAGTGGCTGGAGGTCAAAGAGTGCGTCAAATAAGAATGCGTCCAGGTGCTGAAGCATACAACAGAGGAGTGGATTTAATAAAGGCTAAAAGATACAAGGAAGCTAAGGCTGAATTTGAAAAGGCATATAATGCAGGAATAAAAGAGGCTGATGTCCGTGTGGCACTTTTAAATAAAGAATTAAAAAATGATTCTGAAGCTGTAAAATGGTTTAAAAAAGCCGCAAATCGTGGTGTAAAGGAAGCTAATTATGAGATTGGGGCTATTTTATATGATGGTGGAAAACAGTCAGAATCACGTCCGTATCTTTTGAAGGCTTACAATTCTGGAAATAAGGCTTTGGCAATGCCGATTGCAATGTCATACCATCAGCAAAATAATATGTCAGAAGCTTTAAAATGGTATAAAATTGCAGCTAAGAACGGTGATAAGAATGCCGCAGCTACAGTAGAAAGAATTGAAAAAGGTGGAGTTATTAACGAGAAAAAATCAAATGACAAAAGAGTAAAAACATTCCTAGGAGACAATAATTCTTCTCAAAGCCTGACTGAAAGTACGCTTAATGATGTAAAGAGCAAAAATAAAGCTGAAGAATCTATAAAAACTGAAGCTAAGCCAGAAGACAAGCAACCAAAATCACAAGTAGCAAAACCTTCTGAAAAATCTGAAGATGTAAATATAGATGAAATTATGAAGAAAAAAGCTGCTGAATATAATAAATAA
- the metK gene encoding methionine adenosyltransferase, which yields MAKKIYFTSEFVSPGHPDKICDQISDSILDACLADDETSRVACETFATTGLVVVGGEITTKTYVDVQKIVRDKIYEIGYRPGMGFDSDCGVMNVIHSQSPDISMGVDTGGAGDQGIMFGGAVNETEELMPLALVLSRGIIQKLTKITRDGTLAWARPDAKAQVTLAYDENGKLLNVDTVVLSVQHDENVTNEQIEKDLKELVIKPVLEKYDLNIENVRKFHINPTGRFVIGGPHGDSGLTGRKIIIDTYGGYFRHGGGAFSGKDPSKVDRSAAYAARWIAKNIVAAGFATKCEVQLSYAIGVVEPVSIRVETFGTGTVEETKIEEAVAKLFDLTPNGIQKSLNLRKPSFRYQDLAAFGHIGRTDIDLPWEKLDKVEGLKQELGK from the coding sequence ATGGCTAAAAAAATTTATTTTACATCAGAATTTGTATCACCTGGACATCCAGACAAAATTTGTGATCAAATTTCAGATTCAATATTAGATGCTTGTCTTGCAGATGATGAAACTTCAAGAGTAGCATGTGAAACATTTGCAACTACTGGACTTGTGGTTGTTGGGGGAGAAATTACAACTAAAACTTATGTAGATGTACAAAAAATTGTGAGGGATAAAATTTATGAAATCGGATATAGACCAGGAATGGGATTCGATTCAGATTGTGGCGTTATGAATGTTATCCATTCTCAATCGCCTGATATTTCAATGGGAGTTGATACAGGTGGTGCTGGAGACCAGGGAATTATGTTTGGTGGAGCAGTTAATGAAACTGAAGAGTTAATGCCGCTGGCTCTTGTATTATCACGTGGAATCATTCAAAAATTGACTAAAATTACAAGAGATGGAACACTTGCCTGGGCAAGACCAGATGCAAAAGCTCAAGTTACATTGGCTTACGATGAAAACGGAAAATTATTGAATGTTGATACAGTAGTTTTATCTGTACAGCACGATGAAAATGTTACAAATGAGCAAATTGAAAAAGACTTGAAAGAACTTGTAATAAAACCTGTATTGGAAAAATATGACTTGAATATTGAAAACGTGAGAAAATTCCATATTAATCCAACTGGAAGATTTGTAATTGGAGGGCCTCACGGAGATTCTGGACTTACAGGAAGAAAAATCATAATTGATACTTATGGTGGATACTTTAGACATGGTGGAGGAGCATTTTCTGGAAAAGATCCATCAAAAGTTGACAGATCGGCAGCTTATGCGGCAAGATGGATTGCCAAAAATATTGTTGCGGCAGGATTTGCTACAAAATGTGAAGTTCAGTTATCTTATGCAATTGGTGTAGTTGAACCTGTGTCAATTCGTGTAGAAACATTTGGAACTGGAACAGTTGAAGAAACGAAAATTGAAGAAGCTGTTGCAAAATTATTTGACTTGACACCAAATGGAATCCAAAAATCATTAAACTTGAGAAAGCCATCATTCAGATACCAAGATTTAGCAGCATTTGGACATATTGGAAGAACTGATATTGATTTACCTTGGGAAAAATTGGATAAAGTTGAAGGATTGAAGCAAGAGTTGGGGAAATAG